In Pyxidicoccus trucidator, a genomic segment contains:
- a CDS encoding flagellar assembly protein FliH: MPPYRLQVLQDMRARAKEEAEQAFAASVEALKKEKVELQRLIDELERRKRERKEKVAAYLKEVMAKGAGINGMNMMSRFEQRLKDEEAQVALEVERQREAVKVAERVMEQRRQAMADATMELKAIEKHKETWQKQVKHERQQREELSQEEIGNALFLARQRK; this comes from the coding sequence ATGCCCCCGTATCGGTTGCAAGTGCTTCAGGACATGCGCGCCCGCGCCAAGGAGGAGGCCGAGCAGGCCTTCGCCGCGTCCGTCGAGGCCCTGAAGAAGGAGAAGGTGGAGCTCCAGCGGCTCATCGACGAGCTGGAGCGCCGCAAGCGCGAGCGCAAGGAGAAGGTGGCCGCGTACCTCAAGGAGGTCATGGCCAAGGGCGCCGGCATCAACGGCATGAACATGATGAGCCGCTTCGAGCAGCGCCTGAAGGACGAGGAGGCGCAGGTGGCGCTGGAGGTGGAGCGCCAGCGGGAGGCGGTGAAGGTGGCCGAGCGGGTGATGGAGCAGCGCCGCCAGGCGATGGCGGACGCTACCATGGAGCTCAAGGCCATCGAGAAGCACAAGGAGACCTGGCAGAAGCAGGTGAAGCACGAGCGCCAGCAGCGTGAGGAGCTGAGCCAGGAGGAGATTGGCAATGCCTTGTTCCTGGCTCGGCAGCGCAAGTAA
- the sctN gene encoding type III secretion system ATPase SctN, translated as MAIDLAHYFDLIKEAQVVRVRGRVTELTGLIIKASVPNVRVGELVLIKTRNRTAVKAEVVGFQGDEVMLMPLGELQGIGPDSEVVPTGKPLSIKCGEGLLGRVLNGIGEPMDGSPLPDEGLIDWSVDRDCPDPFTRQRIEKPLPLGVRCIDGLLTVGEGQRVGLFAGSGVGKSTLMGQIARNTTADLCVVALIGERGREVREFIEDAMGEEGMKRSVLVCATSDQPSLVRLRAAYVATAIAEYFRERGGNVLFMLDTVTRLARAQREIGLAVGEPPARQGYPPSVFSMLPRILERTGNSLKGKCTAIYTCLVAGGDMEEPIADEVRGILDGHFILNRALGERNQWPAMDVLASLSRVMSGIVSKEHKKAAGTLRELLSTYEKQRDLILLGAYQYGTDPRTDRAIDKYDAIIDFLKQDTHSNSQFEDTVAQLIALFED; from the coding sequence ATGGCCATCGACCTCGCGCATTACTTCGACCTCATCAAGGAAGCGCAGGTGGTGCGCGTCCGGGGCCGCGTCACCGAGCTGACCGGCCTCATCATCAAGGCCAGCGTCCCCAACGTGCGCGTGGGTGAGCTGGTGCTCATCAAGACCCGCAACCGCACCGCGGTGAAGGCGGAGGTGGTGGGCTTCCAGGGCGACGAGGTCATGCTCATGCCCCTGGGCGAGCTGCAGGGCATCGGCCCGGACAGCGAGGTGGTGCCCACCGGAAAGCCGCTGAGCATCAAGTGCGGCGAGGGGTTGCTCGGCCGTGTCCTCAACGGCATCGGCGAGCCCATGGACGGCAGCCCTCTGCCCGACGAGGGGCTCATCGACTGGTCCGTGGACCGCGACTGCCCGGACCCCTTCACCCGCCAGCGAATCGAGAAGCCGCTGCCCCTGGGCGTGCGCTGCATCGACGGGCTGCTCACCGTGGGCGAGGGCCAGCGCGTGGGCCTCTTCGCCGGCTCCGGCGTCGGCAAGTCCACGCTGATGGGACAGATAGCGCGCAACACGACGGCGGACCTGTGCGTCGTGGCCCTCATCGGCGAGCGTGGCCGCGAGGTGCGCGAGTTCATCGAGGACGCCATGGGCGAGGAGGGCATGAAGCGCTCCGTGCTGGTGTGCGCCACCTCGGACCAGCCCAGCCTCGTGCGCCTCCGCGCCGCCTACGTGGCCACGGCCATCGCCGAGTACTTCCGCGAGCGCGGCGGCAACGTGCTCTTCATGCTCGACACGGTGACACGTCTGGCCCGTGCCCAGCGTGAGATTGGCCTCGCTGTCGGTGAGCCCCCGGCCCGCCAGGGCTACCCGCCGAGTGTGTTCTCCATGCTGCCGCGCATCCTGGAGCGCACGGGCAACTCGCTGAAGGGCAAGTGCACCGCCATCTACACGTGCCTCGTGGCCGGCGGTGACATGGAAGAGCCCATCGCCGACGAGGTCCGCGGTATTCTCGACGGCCACTTCATCCTCAACCGCGCCCTGGGCGAGCGCAACCAGTGGCCCGCCATGGACGTGCTGGCCAGCCTCAGCCGTGTGATGAGCGGCATCGTCAGCAAGGAGCACAAGAAGGCCGCGGGCACCCTGCGCGAGCTGCTCTCCACGTATGAGAAGCAGCGGGACCTCATCCTCCTGGGCGCCTACCAGTACGGCACGGACCCCCGCACGGACCGGGCCATTGACAAGTACGACGCCATCATCGACTTCCTGAAGCAGGACACCCACTCCAACTCCCAATTCGAGGACACGGTGGCCCAGCTCATCGCCCTGTTCGAGGACTGA
- a CDS encoding FliH/SctL family protein yields the protein MAIGKVIKGDGTVEPGLASERPVLRPPRAGVMNAEVFEARQGAQSILEDAQREKERILAEAQREREELLAKTRDQGRQEGLAQATEIILRAKMQAGELLGNNERDVIALALRMAEKIIGRSLEKDPDLMVELCAAAIDNLRSARAMVLRVHPKTAAVLRAKKPVLMELIGRAVDLAIKEDPEVAPVGCIVQTEFGTVDAQLPTQLEMLQNVLLPDPNGRKEGPA from the coding sequence ATGGCTATCGGCAAGGTGATCAAAGGTGACGGGACGGTCGAGCCGGGCCTCGCGTCGGAGCGGCCCGTGCTGCGGCCCCCTCGCGCCGGCGTGATGAACGCCGAGGTCTTCGAGGCCCGGCAGGGCGCGCAGTCCATTCTCGAGGACGCCCAGCGCGAGAAGGAGCGCATCCTCGCCGAGGCCCAGCGCGAGCGTGAGGAGCTGCTGGCGAAGACGCGGGATCAGGGCCGCCAGGAGGGCCTGGCGCAGGCCACCGAAATCATCCTCCGCGCGAAGATGCAGGCCGGGGAGCTGCTCGGCAACAACGAGAGGGACGTCATCGCGCTGGCGCTGCGGATGGCGGAGAAGATCATCGGCCGCAGCCTGGAGAAGGACCCGGACCTGATGGTGGAGCTGTGCGCGGCGGCCATCGACAACCTGCGCAGCGCGCGGGCCATGGTGCTGCGGGTGCACCCGAAGACGGCGGCGGTGCTGCGCGCCAAGAAGCCGGTCCTCATGGAGCTGATTGGCCGGGCGGTGGACCTGGCCATCAAGGAGGACCCGGAGGTGGCCCCCGTGGGCTGCATCGTCCAGACGGAGTTCGGCACGGTGGACGCGCAGCTGCCCACCCAGCTCGAGATGCTCCAGAACGTCCTCCTTCCGGACCCGAACGGCCGGAAGGAAGGGCCGGCCTGA
- the sctQ gene encoding type III secretion system cytoplasmic ring protein SctQ produces the protein MSVEPDDDGPGVHERTMLVDLRELKARPERQERVERSERVERPERVERSERVERPERVERPERQERFPERPVRPERPWRPFTFRNLEKVSRAQGLLAERLRWLTPERGTLAAVGTRLKELFDAPVQLSLESVQVRPLGELRRFLGDPTFLAVLAPGALQGRAVLEVELALAHAAVDLLLGGAGEMVGLRPLTDIEEGVMGYVVLEALKVLVPALQQAVPRPRLDGVARGVDEVSARLGDDGPMLAVHLHATLGPHGGMVRLVVPAAVLEAAEPVVESAQRRARLKVDLETNASRLSAVRSWLRAEIGTAEISAQDLASLRVKDVLLVDALSARPDRGEDGTAQLRVGSGRAGRAEAEVFIENGRYRARITDIVPGEPGHPRSAGEEGAEEEEDFTNPELDVPPELEGAALDDVNKPDGSDLLGDVPLQIAVELARVPVTAQQVVGMRAGQVLELNRGPGEPVELSVNGKVVARGELVEVEGQLGVRIINLAG, from the coding sequence ATGAGCGTGGAGCCCGACGACGACGGGCCCGGCGTCCACGAGCGGACGATGCTCGTGGACCTCCGCGAGCTGAAGGCCCGTCCGGAGCGCCAGGAGCGTGTCGAGCGCTCGGAGCGTGTCGAGCGCCCGGAGCGCGTCGAGCGCTCGGAGCGTGTCGAACGTCCCGAGCGCGTGGAACGGCCGGAGCGCCAGGAGCGCTTCCCGGAGCGTCCCGTGCGGCCGGAGCGTCCCTGGCGTCCGTTCACCTTCCGGAACCTCGAGAAGGTGTCGCGGGCCCAGGGGCTGCTGGCGGAGCGGCTTCGCTGGCTGACGCCGGAGCGGGGGACGCTCGCCGCGGTGGGTACGCGGCTGAAGGAGCTCTTCGACGCCCCGGTGCAGCTGTCGCTGGAGTCCGTGCAGGTGCGTCCCCTGGGGGAGCTGCGGCGCTTCCTGGGTGACCCGACGTTCCTGGCGGTGCTGGCGCCGGGCGCGCTCCAGGGGCGGGCGGTGCTGGAGGTGGAGCTGGCCCTGGCGCACGCGGCGGTGGACCTGCTGCTGGGCGGGGCAGGGGAGATGGTGGGCCTGCGGCCGCTGACGGACATCGAGGAGGGCGTGATGGGCTACGTCGTCCTCGAGGCCCTCAAGGTCCTGGTGCCTGCGCTGCAGCAGGCGGTGCCGCGCCCCCGGCTGGACGGCGTGGCGCGGGGCGTGGACGAGGTGTCCGCGCGCCTGGGCGACGACGGGCCCATGCTGGCCGTCCACCTGCACGCCACGCTGGGGCCGCATGGCGGCATGGTTCGGCTGGTGGTGCCCGCGGCGGTGCTGGAGGCGGCGGAGCCGGTGGTGGAGAGCGCCCAGCGGCGCGCCCGGCTGAAGGTGGACCTGGAGACGAACGCCAGCCGGCTGTCGGCGGTGCGCAGCTGGCTGCGGGCGGAGATTGGCACGGCGGAGATTTCGGCCCAGGACCTGGCCAGCCTGCGTGTGAAGGACGTGCTGCTGGTGGACGCGCTGTCGGCGCGGCCGGACCGGGGCGAGGACGGGACGGCGCAGCTGCGGGTGGGCTCGGGGCGGGCGGGGAGGGCGGAGGCGGAGGTGTTCATCGAGAATGGGCGCTACCGGGCGCGCATCACCGACATCGTCCCCGGGGAGCCGGGCCACCCGCGCTCGGCCGGTGAAGAAGGGGCGGAAGAAGAAGAGGACTTCACCAACCCGGAGCTGGACGTACCTCCGGAACTCGAAGGGGCGGCCTTGGACGACGTGAACAAGCCGGACGGAAGCGACCTGCTCGGGGACGTGCCCCTGCAGATTGCCGTGGAGCTGGCGCGCGTGCCCGTCACGGCGCAGCAGGTGGTGGGGATGCGGGCGGGCCAGGTGTTGGAGCTGAACCGTGGCCCCGGCGAGCCGGTGGAGCTGTCGGTCAACGGCAAGGTGGTGGCCCGGGGTGAGCTGGTGGAGGTGGAGGGCCAGCTCGGCGTGCGCATCATCAACCTGGCGGGGTGA
- a CDS encoding FliO/MopB family protein, whose translation MAVLRPSLMRLWLGAALVLTPPAVLAQAPSSAAAPATAAEPSTKGVPPDVVQAAPGAGQKAAPAVQGVASAEQKVAPASPAPAGQAVPGAAQKVAPASPARQKAASSVPATQPVPAAEEAPALKAEPALAEPALKREPSDKDRELTEAWQDPTLEPAAEAEPDSLGWTLIRTLLVLGAVVASIYLTLNVGLRRLMGLQAQSAGRQPLVSVVERLPLDQRRSLFVVKAADEYLLVGGGEAGLQLLSKLDAEAVERIRAQRPQTNVVPLSPFLQKLLSRRSGGSPSQPPGA comes from the coding sequence ATGGCAGTCCTCCGTCCTTCCCTCATGCGCCTGTGGCTCGGTGCCGCGCTGGTGCTCACGCCGCCCGCCGTCCTGGCGCAGGCTCCATCCTCGGCGGCCGCGCCGGCTACCGCGGCGGAGCCGTCAACGAAGGGCGTGCCCCCGGACGTCGTGCAGGCCGCGCCCGGAGCCGGGCAGAAGGCCGCGCCCGCCGTGCAGGGCGTCGCCAGTGCCGAGCAGAAGGTCGCGCCTGCTTCACCCGCGCCCGCTGGGCAGGCCGTGCCCGGAGCCGCGCAGAAGGTCGCGCCGGCTTCGCCCGCCAGGCAGAAGGCCGCATCTTCCGTCCCCGCCACGCAGCCGGTGCCCGCCGCCGAGGAAGCGCCCGCCCTGAAGGCCGAGCCCGCTCTCGCGGAGCCCGCCCTGAAGCGGGAGCCCTCCGACAAGGACCGGGAGCTCACCGAGGCCTGGCAGGACCCCACCCTTGAACCCGCGGCGGAGGCGGAGCCGGACAGCCTGGGCTGGACGCTCATCCGCACCCTGCTCGTGCTGGGCGCGGTGGTGGCGTCCATCTACCTCACCCTGAACGTGGGCCTGCGCCGGCTGATGGGCCTGCAGGCGCAGTCCGCGGGCCGCCAGCCCCTGGTCTCCGTGGTGGAGCGGCTGCCGTTGGACCAGCGCCGCAGCCTCTTCGTGGTGAAGGCCGCGGACGAGTACCTGCTGGTGGGTGGCGGCGAGGCTGGCCTGCAACTGCTGTCCAAGCTGGATGCGGAGGCGGTGGAGCGCATTCGCGCTCAGCGCCCGCAGACGAACGTGGTCCCCCTGAGCCCCTTCCTCCAGAAGCTCCTCTCCCGCCGCTCCGGCGGTTCGCCCTCCCAGCCCCCCGGCGCCTGA
- a CDS encoding flagellar hook-length control protein FliK: MSRVDDDRDAARLAERIMQEKKLAEGQSKKRQEGASAFQKLMQQPSAPPGAPQTPAPPQGGLARSVLAKAMQQGKTFGEKIQQPGGEATSQAARQSETGASEARSGSRAAGAKEDKRTSETRDKDMSKAESALGQVSAEKGAAIRADADAGGGKGSGGGGKDKKEGGTEMGPGFRFNPALMAPVPVAKPKDMAGSERLRALASEIAQKIVDRIRVGTNAAGNAEFQIDLRGDVMNGLSIKVSARNGKISATFSGSNREVLKQLEEQSEGLRTALGGRGLRLEDLKFEAKT; encoded by the coding sequence ATGAGCCGAGTCGACGACGACCGCGATGCAGCGCGCCTGGCTGAGCGCATCATGCAGGAGAAGAAGCTCGCCGAGGGCCAGTCCAAGAAGCGCCAGGAGGGCGCCTCCGCCTTCCAGAAGCTGATGCAGCAGCCCTCCGCGCCCCCCGGTGCGCCCCAGACGCCGGCCCCGCCGCAGGGCGGCCTGGCCCGCTCCGTGCTGGCGAAGGCGATGCAGCAGGGGAAGACCTTCGGCGAGAAGATCCAGCAGCCGGGCGGCGAGGCCACGTCCCAGGCGGCCCGGCAGTCGGAGACGGGGGCCTCGGAGGCCCGCTCCGGCTCGCGCGCGGCGGGTGCGAAGGAGGACAAGCGCACCTCCGAGACGCGCGACAAGGACATGTCCAAGGCGGAGTCCGCCCTGGGGCAGGTCAGCGCGGAGAAGGGCGCCGCCATCCGGGCGGACGCCGACGCGGGCGGCGGCAAGGGCAGCGGCGGGGGCGGGAAGGACAAGAAGGAGGGCGGGACGGAGATGGGCCCGGGCTTCCGCTTCAACCCCGCGCTGATGGCCCCGGTGCCGGTGGCCAAGCCCAAGGACATGGCGGGCTCCGAGCGACTGCGCGCCCTGGCCAGCGAGATTGCCCAGAAGATTGTCGACCGCATCCGCGTGGGCACCAACGCCGCCGGCAACGCCGAGTTCCAGATTGATTTGCGCGGCGACGTCATGAACGGCCTGTCCATCAAGGTCAGCGCGCGCAACGGGAAGATTTCGGCCACCTTCAGCGGCTCCAACCGCGAGGTCCTCAAGCAGTTGGAGGAGCAGAGTGAGGGGCTGCGCACCGCGCTGGGCGGCCGTGGCCTGAGGCTGGAGGACCTGAAGTTCGAGGCGAAGACATGA